The genomic DNA CCAATCAGTACCATGACGACGGCTCCCACAAATTTCAATATCATTCCCCAGGTTGGGAACGACTTCACATATCCATATGTATACAGCATATAAAAAACAACTACGCCCACAACAACACACAGGAGGATACCTTCACCCATACTGCGGGTTACCATGTTGGACGTTTTTTTATGATTCATCCGGGCTCCTCCTGATCAATAAAATCGGACGCGTACATCGCCCGCCAAATACGAAATGACAAACTTCACTTTATATTCACTCTGCGCATAATTGGGTGACTTCCAAACCAGACGATTGAGCATACCCGCCTCATGGTCACGGTCAAATTGAATCTGCCCAAACAACACGAACATTTCCACCTCTACACCGTAATTATCCGGTAGCGTGATGTCAATATCACCGAAGATCCCCTGCAAAAATATAACGGGTTCACGTTCTTCGGGAAGTGCCAACGTTAAATCAGCATCCACATCCCCAACCACATGCCATATACTTGTGCTGCGCAAGCTCCACGGCACTTCGTCCCATTTATGATTGGATATAAAATTGTGCTTGAATAGCGAGCTTTGACCCTTATGAAGCTTTCTTGAACGTGAATAAAATACAGCTAGCGACCCTATGGTTACTAGCACAAAAAGGAATAAATGATCAAGCACGAGTAGCCCTGCCCCGATTGCGAGCATTCTATAGCCTTTTTTGATTTTGGAATTACGAATCTTATATATTCCGGCCAACATCAGGATCAGTGCAACCACGGAGAGGAAGCCAATCCACTGACCGAATAAAATGATAATCCCGATTGCGATAACTGCCAGTGCCAAGACTGATTTCCTTTTCTCCATGCTGCACCCCCTTTATTTATACAGGAAGGAAAAGCCATAGTGGCGCGACATTCCGCCATATGGCTTTTCCGAACCATACAGATTGAGCACTATAATTGA from Paenibacillus sp. FSL R10-2782 includes the following:
- the liaF gene encoding cell wall-active antibiotics response protein LiaF; this translates as MEKRKSVLALAVIAIGIIILFGQWIGFLSVVALILMLAGIYKIRNSKIKKGYRMLAIGAGLLVLDHLFLFVLVTIGSLAVFYSRSRKLHKGQSSLFKHNFISNHKWDEVPWSLRSTSIWHVVGDVDADLTLALPEEREPVIFLQGIFGDIDITLPDNYGVEVEMFVLFGQIQFDRDHEAGMLNRLVWKSPNYAQSEYKVKFVISYLAGDVRVRFY